From the Drosophila sechellia strain sech25 chromosome X, ASM438219v1, whole genome shotgun sequence genome, the window CCATCTCGCTTAACTCCAGGCAATCGCGCAGTAAGCGCAGCGACAGCCAGCGTCGTCCGTAGTTCGCCGAGGGAAACAGATTCTGCGCGAGAGCACGGATGAGCCGTATTAGGAACTGGAGCACCTCCTGCGACGCCGGCGTGCGGCTTTTCCGGTACTCGACCAGGCCGAAGTGGACCCTCTTGAGCGCCTTCTGCAGCAGTCCGTAGCCTAGCTGCCGCAGGTGGGCGCTGGGATTGTTAGCATTGTGCCGCACATAAAGTTCAATGGCGCCCATTTGGTCGGCATTTAAAAGTTCGCTGGGACGCGGCGTCTCCACCAAGAATCGCAGCGCCAGTAGGCGCGTGTGGTCGTCCAGTCCGATGAGGGCCTGTTCTACCTCCTCTTTCATGCCGCGCAACAGGTTCTGCCGCCTGGCGCTGAGTTGCCTCACGCCCAGAATTGCCGCCAGCTTGCAGCTAAGCGGTAGCCGGGCGTCCGGCAGGAGCACTTGCGCTAGTCTCGTTGGCTCCAGCTGTACGGCCTGTGCGATCAGCTCCTCAATGACCTGGCGGCGCTTCTCCGGCACGCGGATCGCCGCCAAAAGCTGACCGAACCACCGGCTCTGCCACTCGGCGAAGGGCTCTGTCTTGTGGGCCGATACCATCATGGCTAACAGGGGAACAAAAGGAATAAGTAAAGGGTTCAAAGCTGCATCGATTGAAGGATACTTGCCTTTGAACAGGGCATCCACACAATCCTCACAGCCCAGATGGCGCGGGAATATGGCTCCGAACAGCGAAGGGCAGTTCTCGATGGACTTGCTTACTCCGGCCACCGCAACCAGCTGCTCCAGTGCCATGCAACTGGCATTAAGGTATGCAGCACGATTTTCAAACTGGCGGTAGACGACTTGGAAGAGCTCCTCCTGGCCGGCGGCCTGGGCGTGCTGCAGCACCTGGTGCAGCAGGGCGCTGCTCATGTGGCGCACGGAGTCCGTGTCACTGGAGATGTTCTGCAGGGCGAACACCTGCAGCTGCGCCAAGATCCGTTGGTATAGCAACTTCTGGTCGTCAGGAAGATGGGCGTGCATCTCGCCCAGCGATTTGGAGTAAATGAACAGGTGCTTGGAAAGGAAGACAAGCAGATTGGTCACGGTGCTCTTCTGCTCGCTGACGGCCACGATCGTCTTCAGAATGGCCAGTGCTCGTGCAGCGTTTTCCGCATAATCGACGGGCCGCAGGACGAGCAGGGCGGCCATCTGTACGGGAACGTCCTGCTCTGCCTTTGGCCTCGAGCAGTCTTCGACGTACGCCTTGAATGTTCCGGAAAACCGAGCCAGGTGACCGATCAGCAGGCCGGCAATGGAGCGTACATCCCAGGGAGTGTCCTCGTGGCGAGCCACCTTTTGGGCCACCGCATTCGCCGTGCCCGGAAACCGCTGATCCTCGAACAACTGGTGGTGGCGCAACTGGTCGCTCCACTCGGCCAGCAGACTAACCAGGAACCGCAGCGCATTCTGCACGTACAGGTAGAGCTCGTTGCGACGCGTTGGCGAGAGTTCCAGCGTAGGGTCACTGTCTTAAAGCAAGGTAATCGTGGAGTCAGCATTGTGCGCGGCTATCAAATACATTAGATTGACGCACCAAATGTCCGCCCAGTAGCGCTCCAGGGCGTTGGTCAGCAGCGGCGCAAAGCGATGCACCTGTTTGCCCAGGGCCTCCCGTCCAAAGGGAAAGTTCTGCAGGCAGGCGTTGGCGGACACGAAGACATCGTTGGTGCGCTCGTGGCTGACAGGCGGCGTGATCACCGCGAGACTGCTGGCCATTTCGCCGAGCGACTGCTGCAGAGCCTCCAGCAGGTGCTCCTTCGAGTGCCTGCGATGTGGCGTCGCATTCTGTTTGGCCAGCGCATTGTCCGAGAAGAGTCTAAATGGGATTGATCATCGGCTATAGGACATCGAGTTGGATCGTGTGGCTTGAGTCGCCGTGGGCTCACCGTACTTGGTCAGCTGGTTGCGCACGGCGTGCTTCAGGGGACTGGCCAGCAGGAGATCCGCCAGGAAGCGGGCTACATCTCCAAGATCTTGCTCCTGCTCCCCGTAGAAGACATCCTTGACCACCTGCACCTGCTCTGCACTGCTCTTTGCCGCCGCGAACTGAAGCACAAAGTCATGTGGcgctggaaaatggaaaagcgatTGGAGCCTCAGCATGCATGTTCATACATAGCTTACTGGTGGTCACTAAGTGACCCTCAACCGACCGGCAATCCACGTGTTGGGCAGTGGCACAAGGGCGTCGCGCAGCTCGGCAAACCTCTTGGGGTGGGCACACAACTTCAAGACGGCCACGCGCAGATTCAGATCGTTCATGGTTCTGTCAGGATTGGGataaatagtaaataacaGGTGGTTTAAATCAGCCACATTGGTGTTGTCACTAGAGCTGTGAGCAATTCGATTTCAAAATCGATCTAATCGATATTTTTAGATGGGCGTAGAAATCGATAACATTACTAGGAAGTCGATGCTATGTTACCTTTAAGCTAAATTTTATCTTTATAAGGTGACAAATCTAATCTTATTGAAATATTCCTCGATTAGAATAATCACATTTGTACTACCCACTAAGTACCAATggattataaataattaatgaaaAAACACATTGatcttataaaatatatttacatttcatttttttagaTAACAACAAATCTAAGCTTAATTCCTTTTGATTTTTAAGCTGATTGATTGATTTCAAGACATTTATTTCGACTTAATCGATCTTAGAATCGAAAGGAATCGATTCCCAAACGGTAATATCGCTTACGGTTTCAGCTTCCACCTTTCTCCACTTTGTGGAACTACGTTACACTTCTGTGATGCCAAGCACTCGCGCTTAGCAAGTACTTGCTCCTTTGCTAACCAAGTGCGCCCATAAATTCTGTGCTGCCACCTTTTCTTCTATCGGAGTTACGCGCCACGACCAGAGTTGCCATCCGCTCACCTTGCCTATTACACACACCACCAACACAACTTGATACGCATCTATCGATAGTATCGCATGAGAATAGATCCTAGTTCCACCTCTAATGTGCGTtgggttatttattttttttcctgtGATTTGTTTATTGAGTGAGCCATGTACGATGCGACTTTTATGTGTGAATAGCATGTAGTTCGGCCCACGGTGCCATCCGATTCAGATGGAAAACACAATTGGTTTCCAATAGGAAAAGTTTGCATCATGTTTTCGTATGCCAAACGCTcgacgtgtgtgtgtgcgtgcgtgtgtatTTGTGGGGTGTAAGgtgcatttgtgtgtgtgcgtgaaaGGGGGAGGATTCGTAAAAGTGTTTTTCCTCGTTTTCCCGTAACTTATAACTTATCTTAAAACAAGCATGTAACATAACTTTCGAAAGCCCGAAAAGCATCTATGAAAATTCGGAGAAATCCACCTGGCTTGGCCCTTTTCgcctgtgtgagtgtgttttgTGTTGGAGCCCCAGAGTGAGAGAGAGCGAGTaagagcgagcgagcgagcgagagagaggcttttttttgttgataCACCGTGAGTGTatgtgtatgcgtgtgtgcgCCTCTCGATTTGTGACgaaatgtgtataaaatgtttatgtttatgtttttccCCACCCCCTCCCgccacccactcacacacgcacacttcTATGCAAATAGGCGCCGCACAAGTTTGAAGTGAAACGCGATcggcaaaaacaataaatccCACCACAAAGTGGAGCAGCAAccgcaaataaataaaaacataaataacaGTGCGCCCGCCCGAAAGTAGGAGATCAACAAACCGCATAGGAAGCATCGCGAAACGCCTTTAAAGGTCGGCAGATGGGCGGCCCACGGATTTACGTGCCCTCCGCTGGCCATTCTCCTCGTGCttgctgccgttgttgttgttgcggctcCCAAagcagttgcagttgttgtagttgttgttgcagttgcagtagCTGCAGCGGACCAGCGGCCACAGCGCAGTGAGAGCGAGCGGGACGGCAAGCGAGCGCCACTGAAGGTGCGAGCGAGAGGTGAGTGACTTTGGCTTTCTAACGGTGGCATCCCCCCCTAAAACGGAACAATAAGAGCGAccgaaaaggaaaaaggaagAGGAAGTGGGCGGAAGACTGGGCGAAGTGGGTGGGAATACAGTGATCACTCGCTTGTAATGCAGATCATGCAGATAAATACAGatcttttaaaatgttttcataggtacaagtttttaaaataattccaCACTCttgaataaatgaaaaatgtttaacCTTTTCTTTTGTCCGTTACGCACTTTTCATTTGCGTATTTGTAGTATTTAAAGGAAACTTTAAGTAATagcaaacatttaaatttaagaatGCATTTTAATGAGTTCATCTTCCTGTAAAACAAAACagttgtttaattttaaataaatactttttgtaATTGCACACTTATTACTTCTTCAAAACAATTGattaataaattttgatttgattaaaaTTTTGAAACATTTTGTACTAACCCATTACAATATGATATGCATAGTTATTTTTGTAATCATTATTAATTCTATCAATATTTcgtaattaaaattgcattttggaCAATAGTTCTAGATTTTAAACTTTCATTTTCTaaacataaattaataaatgctTCATTGGAAATATTTCGTTACACTTATTcttattgaaataaaaatgtcaaattTCGTCGGATTTAAGCCGATTAAATTGTCTAACTCGCATAATTGCGTATCGAAAGCTTTTCAAACATCTtaaatgcatatatgtatgtacctcAAAGTTTGAAGGTTAGTAAAGGTCAAAGCTAAACTGTTCTGCATTCCAGTTAATATATTAAGCAGTTTCAAACCTTCCTAGTCCAGTCGATTATCTTCAAGTCGAGTAAATAAATCCAAATCGATAAAAAACAATTCATTCTTTCATTCGAAAATAAGAAGAACAGCTACTCTATGTACTCCATGTTCCAACTGACAGTTTCGAGTTGAGATGCATTCACTTGCACTCCGcctccattttcatttcgtaGCTGGCGTTCCCATTGTTTGTCACGTGCGGCCACTTGAGCGGAATTATAAGGAACCGAACTGAATGTACCACGGAGCAGAAAGGGGAGCACAAACGAAAGTGAATGTGTAGGAGGCAGGTCCTTGTTTCCTGGTCTCTTCTCGAAATTTGTACTTCATTCATTAACCTCCCCCGTTTACCGCTCCTCTTTCCCGCACAGCCCCACGAAATGGTCTCGAAGAAGCGCTCCAATGCCGCCGAGCGTGTTCAGCGTTCGACGGCGACTGCGGCAgctgcggcagcagcagctgccgcaGCAGCGACAGCGTCCTCGACGCAGGGCAAGAAGCGGCCCGGGAAACAGACGAAGGCATCCGGCGGCGGCGACGAGGCGGATGAGAAGAAGTCAGCCAGCAAGACAGATTCGGCGGCCAAGAAGCCGGCCAAGGATCCCACGGGAACATCGGGCGCGTCCACAGCCGCCACTGAGGGTGATGCTGGAAATGGAGGAGGAAAACCCACGACCTCCACCTCCACGTCATCCACATCCTCGACAACCGCCGCGTCCGCATCTGCATCCGCTTCCAACAGCCTAAAATTGTCGCCGGAGGAACGACACGAGGATGGCAAGGCGCGGGCCATAAACAAGATGCTTAAAAGCCTGGATATCAAGATCCACGGCTTCGACAACCTGCTGCCCAGCGGCGAGGAGCGGCTCAACGACGGCGTGCTTAAGTCCTCCATTTCGGAGAATGTCAAGACCAAGTCGCGCGCAGCGGCGGTCAAGGTGATTTCCAGCCTGAATCCCGGCAAGATGCCGCCTGTAAAGCGAGTGCGTCCCTCACCGGAGCCAGTTAGAGAAAAGGTTGCGGAGAAGCCGGCAGAAAAGGTCCTCGAGAAGGACAAACCGAAGGCGGAGCAGCAGATCACGCCGCCTCCCGCTCCAGAGGAGTCTCCTGCCTCAAAGGTGCCCAAGAAGACGGTGCAGCAGGCCAAGAAGGCCAAGGTGGAGCCATCATCAGCACAGGCGACAGTTGCAACGACAACTTCCGCAGCTACGTCAGCACCCAGCTCCGCCACTTCCAAGCATACAGCGACAAAGAATCCTGGCAAGAAATCAGCCCATTCAGAGCAGCTGCCGAAAAAGGAGCTATCCAAGCTGGCCAAAATGGGCAAACCTAAAAAGGAAGCCAACTTGGTGAAGAGCACTGTCCGTTTGCCCGACTCTAATACGGAATCTGTGCAAATGGACCTGGAAGAGATTGT encodes:
- the LOC6615068 gene encoding thyroid adenoma-associated protein homolog isoform X2, with the translated sequence MNDLNLRVAVLKLCAHPKRFAELRDALVPLPNTWIAAPHDFVLQFAAAKSSAEQVQVVKDVFYGEQEQDLGDVARFLADLLLASPLKHAVRNQLTKLFSDNALAKQNATPHRRHSKEHLLEALQQSLGEMASSLAVITPPVSHERTNDVFVSANACLQNFPFGREALGKQVHRFAPLLTNALERYWADI
- the LOC6615068 gene encoding thyroid adenoma-associated protein homolog isoform X3 → MNDLNLRVAVLKLCAHPKRFAELRDALVPLPNTWIAAPHDFVLQFAAAKSSAEQVQVVKDVFYGEQEQDLGDVARFLADLLLASPLKHAVRNQLTKYDSSRTMRWPNRMRRHIAGTRRSTCWRLCSSRSAKWPAVSR